One Choloepus didactylus isolate mChoDid1 chromosome 8, mChoDid1.pri, whole genome shotgun sequence DNA window includes the following coding sequences:
- the TOB2 gene encoding protein Tob2 — MQLEIKVALNFIISYLYNKLPRRRADLFGEELERLLKKKYEGHWYPDKPLKGSGFRCVHIGETVDPVVELAAKRSGLAVEDVRANVPEELSVWIDPFEVSYQIGEKGAVKVLYLDDSESCGAPELDKEIKSSFNPDAQVFVPIGSQDSSLSNSPSPSFGQSPSPTFIPRSAQPITFTTASFAATKFGSTKMKKGGGAANGGCVANGGGSGPQPPPQQPRLARSPTNSLLKHKSLSLSMHSLNFIAPNPAPQSQLSPNAKEFVYNGGGGSPSLFFDGADGQGSGTPAPFGGSGAGTCNSSSFDMAQVFGGGANGLFLEKTPFVEGLSYNLNAMQYPSQPFQPVVLAN; from the coding sequence ATGCAGCTGGAGATCAAAGTGGCCCTGAACTTCATCATCTCCTATTTGTATAATAAGCTGCCACGGCGCCGGGCAGACCTGTTTGGGGAGGAGCTAGAGCGGCTcttgaaaaagaaatatgaaggCCACTGGTACCCGGACAAGCCACTGAAGGGCTCTGGCTTCCGCTGTGTCCACATTGGAGAGACAGTGGACCCTGTGGTGGAGCTGGCTGCCAAGCGGAGTGGCCTGGCAGTGGAAGACGTGCGGGCCAACGTGCCTGAGGAACTGAGCGTCTGGATTGACCCTTTTGAGGTATCTTACCAGATTGGTGAGAAGGGAGCTGTCAAGGTTCTGTATCTGGATGACAGCGAGAGCTGCGGCGCCCCAGAGCTGGACAAGGAGATCAAGAGCAGCTTCAACCCTGACGCCCAGGTGTTTGTGCCCATTGGCAGCCAGGACAGCTCCCTGTCCAACTCCCCATCACCATCCTTTGGCCAGTCACCCAGCCCCACCTTCATCCCCCGCTCTGCCCAGCCCATCACCTTTACCACCGCCTCCTTTGCTGCCACCAAGTTTGGCTCCACCAAGATGAAGAAGGGTGGGGGGGCTGCGAATGGGGGGTGTGTGGCCAACGGAGGGGGGAGTGGCCCACAGCCACCACCACAGCAGCCTCGCCTGGCCCGCTCCCCCACCAACAGTCTGCTGAAGCACAAGAGCCTCTCTTTGTCTATGCATTCTCTGAACTTCATTGCGCCCAACCCAGCGCCTCAATCCCAGCTCTCGCCCAATGCCAAGGAGTTCGTGTACAACGGTGGTGGTGGCTCGCCCAGCCTCTTCTTTGATGGGGCTGATGGCCAGGGCAGTGGCACCCCAGCCCCCTTTGGGGGTAGTGGGGCAGGCACCTGCAACAGCAGCAGCTTCGACATGGCCCAGGTATTTGGAGGTGGCGCCAACGGCCTCTTCCTGGAGAAGACGCCCTTCGTGGAAGGCCTCAGCTACAACCTGAACGCCATGCAGTATCCCAGCCAGCCGTTCCAGCCCGTTGTGCTGGCCAACTGA